The region AGTACGCAAACCGTACCGACGCAAATGCTGAGGAGAAACGTAAATGTCGTCAGGGCCAGGCGTATAATTAAATTTATGAGACCGCAAAAAACCAAATCCATCTGGCAAGCGCTCCAATACACCATCTCCAACGATTTCTACGCGATGGTCTTGGGCTTCCAAGATTCTAAAAATAATTTCCTGCTTTTTGAGCGCTGCGGCATTAGAAATGTTGCATTTTGCTGCAAATTCCAACAACTCAGTGGTCGACATGTCCTTGAGTTCTTGCATGCTCAACGTACGTTTTACAAATGTTGGATCATCTTGCATGTGCTCATGATTTTGCTCTGGATAGTGAGAAAGCAAACCGCCTTCGCTTCTTTGCTCATCACGATCACGATGATGGTTAGAATGAGAACCAAAAGATCGAGAACCATTTCCCCTATGATCACGAGTATCTCTAGGGTCACGACCATCTCGCCCATCACGATTGTTGCGATAATTGCGATTATTATGACGACGCTCGCGATTTCTATCACCCTGAAATCCATTCGATTGACGATCTGCAGACTGACCAGAATGTCTATGTCCTGATGATCGAGGCTCTCCAGAAGATCTTTCGGCTAGCGAATCAACGTCTTTGTGAGCGCCATCAGAACTCTCAGAACCAGAACTCCATCGCTCTGCTTCTTCAAGCTCTGGCGTACGATCTTTAGCTCCAACAATCTCATTAATCATTTCAGGATCTGGGTACAAAATATCTTGGTAATACGAGGATTCATAAGATTCTGAATCGCTCACGGGCGATTCTGGAGCCAAATTAGAAACATTTTCTTCTTCTGCAACCTCACGATTGCGACGTGGAACACGATCTCCCGATCTTTTATTTCGCGTCATTATGCTAACAACCTTTTAGAAAAAATTAGACACACAGCTCCCCAAACAGATGGAAAACCCATGTGCTAAACACATAAAAAACAAGGAATCACGCCCACAGACGGGGCGTGAGAATCCTTGAAACAAACACAACTTATTTACAGCTTATTATCACCAATAGCCAACATCACAGGACTTGCAACAAATACTGACGAGTATGTTCCAATAACCACTGCGACTGCCATGGTAAGAGCAAAATGGCTCACTGCTTCAGTTCCCAAGAAAATCAAAGGAACAAGAGCTAAGAAAGTACTAAAACTTGTAAGTAACGTACGTCTTAATACTTCATTTAAACTTATTTTTACAATATTGTACGCAGATTCATTTTTTAACTTTAAATTCTGCGCATTTTCGCGAATTTGAGCGAAAATAACAACGGTATCATTGAGCGAATAACCCAATAACGCCAAAACAGCGGCCAAAATATGAAGCGAAAAAGGAATTTGCGCAACCATCAGAAAGCCAAACAACAAAACCAAGTCATGAAGAAGTGCCACAACCGCACCAACCCCATAGGCAAAAGTTCTTCTAAATGCGATGTAAAAAAGCAATACAAGCATGGTAAGAAGAATCGCAAAGAATGCGTTATTTCTAACTTCTTTTCCCGCGCCAGCTCCAACCAACTCAACGCCATCTACCACAGGACTTGCATTCAAACGAGCAGAGAGTCCACTAACAAGGTCTTGCGAA is a window of Candidatus Dependentiae bacterium DNA encoding:
- the secF gene encoding protein translocase subunit SecF, translated to MIDFLGRKYLLVIASVVLLSIAPAAYFLGYGLKYHIDFTGGTEVRLSFGDVQDISNVRSAVKSSGFDDAVIQQVGSTGKGFLVTLGETSPGVSQDLVSGLSARLNASPVVDGVELVGAGAGKEVRNNAFFAILLTMLVLLFYIAFRRTFAYGVGAVVALLHDLVLLFGFLMVAQIPFSLHILAAVLALLGYSLNDTVVIFAQIRENAQNLKLKNESAYNIVKISLNEVLRRTLLTSFSTFLALVPLIFLGTEAVSHFALTMAVAVVIGTYSSVFVASPVMLAIGDNKL